One window of Thermoplasmata archaeon genomic DNA carries:
- a CDS encoding ferredoxin family protein, whose protein sequence is MAASNFSKWHGIDRASIPWYPIIDEKKCTGCGMCVVTCSEKRNVFGFDVEKKKAVVLYPENCMVGCNNCQVSCLWNAISYPENAISQIKDMAKELVNNKVIESELRERLQANMVKQ, encoded by the coding sequence ATCTAATTTTTCAAAGTGGCATGGAATAGATAGAGCTAGCATACCATGGTATCCAATCATAGACGAAAAAAAGTGTACTGGCTGTGGAATGTGCGTGGTTACATGCTCTGAAAAAAGAAATGTGTTTGGGTTTGATGTAGAAAAGAAGAAGGCGGTAGTGCTCTATCCTGAGAACTGCATGGTTGGCTGTAATAACTGTCAAGTCAGCTGTCTGTGGAACGCTATATCATATCCTGAAAACGCCATCTCTCAAATTAAAGACATGGCCAAGGAGCTTGTAAATAACAAAGTCATTGAAAGCGAGCTTAGAGAGAGACTTCAGGCCAATATGGTAAAACAATAA